A genomic stretch from Ictalurus punctatus breed USDA103 chromosome 2, Coco_2.0, whole genome shotgun sequence includes:
- the lyrm2 gene encoding LYR motif-containing protein 2 isoform X2, with translation MSVSRFPPATLNLKQFLQRQKVLGLYRNMLRTIRQVPEEADRKYLKDWAREEFKRNKEATDQDAIRMMITQANNHLEELKRSLALAGR, from the exons ATGTCCGTGTCAAGATTCCCACCGGCTACATTAAACCTCAAACAG tttttgcaGAGACAAAAAGTTTTAGGTTTGTACCGTAATATGTTAAGGACAATCCGCCAAGTTCCAGAGGAAGCAGATCGTAAATATCTGAAGGACTGGGCAAGAGAGGAGTTCAAGAGGAACAAGGAGGCCACAGATCAG GACGCCATCCGGATGATGATCACGCAGGCCAACAATCACCTCGAGGAGCTTAAGAGGTCCCTCGCTCTGGCTGGAAGGTGA
- the lyrm2 gene encoding LYR motif-containing protein 2 isoform X1: MSVSRFPPATLNLKQFLQRQKVLGLYRNMLRTIRQVPEEADRKYLKDWAREEFKRNKEATDQVKNHANISNVSSSSSTTTTYSIKGAQKSLAEGQMEKRRHPDDDHAGQQSPRGA, translated from the exons ATGTCCGTGTCAAGATTCCCACCGGCTACATTAAACCTCAAACAG tttttgcaGAGACAAAAAGTTTTAGGTTTGTACCGTAATATGTTAAGGACAATCCGCCAAGTTCCAGAGGAAGCAGATCGTAAATATCTGAAGGACTGGGCAAGAGAGGAGTTCAAGAGGAACAAGGAGGCCACAGATCAGGTGAAGAACCATGCAAACATCTCTAatgtatcatcatcatcatcaacaacaacaacatacagcATTAAAGGTGCCCAAAAGTCTCTCGCTGAGGGTCAGATGGAGAAAA GACGCCATCCGGATGATGATCACGCAGGCCAACAATCACCTCGAGGAGCTTAA